In one Aquabacterium sp. OR-4 genomic region, the following are encoded:
- a CDS encoding MFS transporter, whose translation MTTICVARKGGQVAIAADALVTFGDTRLAHGYEANDKLFRIGDSWIGMAGTTAHFPVLRRALGTLPADELKLHSRDEVFDTFLKLHPKLKEHFFLNTKEDDADPYESSQFTILIANARGIFGVYSYREVFEFDRFWAIGSGRAFALGAMQASFERVRSARELVETGVRAGCEFDKNSAGPVRTHTLKLKG comes from the coding sequence ATGACCACCATCTGTGTGGCCCGCAAGGGCGGCCAGGTGGCCATCGCGGCCGACGCGCTGGTCACCTTTGGCGACACGCGCCTGGCCCATGGCTACGAGGCCAACGACAAGCTGTTTCGCATCGGCGACTCGTGGATCGGCATGGCCGGCACCACCGCGCACTTTCCCGTGCTGCGGCGGGCGCTGGGCACGCTGCCGGCCGACGAGCTCAAGCTGCACTCGCGCGACGAGGTGTTCGACACCTTCCTGAAGCTGCACCCCAAGCTGAAGGAGCACTTCTTCCTGAACACCAAGGAAGACGATGCCGACCCCTACGAGAGCAGCCAGTTCACGATCCTGATCGCCAATGCGCGCGGCATCTTCGGCGTCTACTCGTACCGCGAGGTGTTCGAGTTCGACCGCTTCTGGGCCATCGGCTCGGGCCGGGCGTTTGCGCTGGGGGCCATGCAGGCCAGCTTCGAACGGGTGCGCTCGGCGCGTGAACTGGTGGAGACCGGCGTGCGCGCCGGCTGTGAATTCGACAAGAACTCGGCGGGTCCGGTGCGGACCCACACGCTGAAACTGAAAGGCTGA
- the aceF gene encoding dihydrolipoyllysine-residue acetyltransferase, producing MAIVEVKVPDIGDFKDVAVIELLVKPGDTVAVDQSLITVESDKASMEIPSSHAGVVKELRVAIGDTVNQGTLLLMLEAAGGAAAAPAPAPAPAPAVAAPVAAVAAAAAPAPAAAAPAASGGVVEVLVPDIGDFDEVAVIEVMVKPGDTIKLEQSLITVESDKASMEIPSSHAGVLKALRVTLGDKVRKGSLVALVEVAGVAAAPAAPATPAAAAPVAAAAAAPAASPAAAPPASVAAPAAAVAAVPAHQPGGAPTGQLPHASPTIRRLARELGVPLAEVAGSGPKGRITQGDVQGFVKNVMAGAVMTAAQKAKAPAPAAAAGGEGAFPGLLPWPKVDFAKFGPVERKDLSRIKKISGANLHRNWVVIPHVTNHDDADITDLEAFRVQLNKENEKSGVKVTMLAFMIKAAVAALKKFPEFNASLDGDGSLVLKNYFHIGFAADTPNGLVVPVIKDADKKGIFQISTEMGELAKKARDGKLGPADMSGGCFSISSLGGIGGRYFTPIINAPEVAIMGVCKSAIEPKWDGKQFAPRLMLPLSLSWDHRVIDGAAAARFNVYFASLLADFRRIAL from the coding sequence ATGGCAATCGTGGAAGTCAAGGTCCCGGACATCGGCGACTTCAAGGACGTGGCGGTGATCGAACTGCTGGTCAAGCCCGGTGACACCGTGGCGGTGGACCAGAGCCTGATCACCGTGGAGAGCGACAAGGCCTCGATGGAGATTCCGTCCAGCCATGCCGGCGTGGTGAAGGAGCTCAGGGTGGCCATCGGCGACACCGTGAACCAGGGCACGTTGCTGCTGATGCTGGAGGCGGCCGGCGGCGCCGCTGCGGCGCCCGCACCCGCACCGGCCCCGGCCCCGGCCGTGGCAGCCCCGGTGGCGGCGGTGGCCGCCGCTGCGGCGCCGGCGCCGGCCGCGGCCGCCCCCGCCGCATCGGGCGGCGTGGTCGAGGTGCTGGTGCCCGACATCGGCGACTTCGACGAAGTGGCGGTGATCGAGGTGATGGTCAAGCCGGGCGACACCATCAAGCTCGAGCAGAGCCTGATCACGGTCGAGTCCGACAAGGCCTCGATGGAGATCCCCAGCAGCCACGCCGGCGTGCTGAAGGCGCTGCGCGTGACGCTGGGCGACAAGGTTCGCAAGGGCTCGCTGGTGGCCCTGGTGGAAGTGGCCGGCGTTGCCGCCGCCCCCGCCGCCCCCGCCACCCCCGCCGCGGCGGCGCCGGTGGCTGCGGCCGCGGCCGCTCCGGCGGCCAGCCCGGCCGCCGCACCCCCGGCCAGCGTGGCAGCCCCGGCTGCGGCGGTGGCGGCTGTGCCGGCGCACCAGCCTGGCGGCGCCCCCACCGGCCAGCTGCCGCATGCCTCGCCGACGATCCGCCGGCTGGCACGTGAGCTGGGTGTGCCGCTGGCCGAGGTGGCCGGCAGCGGACCCAAGGGCCGCATCACGCAGGGCGACGTGCAGGGCTTCGTCAAGAACGTGATGGCCGGCGCGGTGATGACCGCGGCGCAAAAGGCCAAGGCCCCGGCGCCCGCCGCTGCGGCCGGCGGCGAGGGCGCGTTCCCGGGCCTGCTGCCCTGGCCCAAGGTCGACTTTGCCAAGTTCGGCCCGGTCGAGCGCAAGGACCTGTCGCGCATCAAGAAGATCAGCGGCGCCAACCTGCACCGCAACTGGGTGGTGATTCCGCATGTCACCAACCACGACGATGCCGACATCACCGATCTCGAAGCCTTCCGCGTTCAATTGAACAAGGAGAACGAGAAGAGCGGCGTCAAGGTCACGATGCTGGCCTTCATGATCAAGGCCGCCGTGGCCGCGCTGAAGAAGTTCCCCGAGTTCAATGCCAGCCTGGACGGCGACGGCAGCCTGGTGCTGAAGAACTACTTCCACATCGGCTTTGCCGCCGACACACCCAACGGCCTGGTGGTGCCGGTGATCAAGGATGCCGACAAGAAGGGCATCTTCCAGATCAGCACCGAGATGGGCGAGCTGGCCAAGAAGGCGCGCGACGGCAAGCTGGGCCCGGCCGACATGAGCGGCGGCTGCTTCAGCATCAGCAGCCTGGGCGGCATTGGCGGGCGCTACTTCACGCCCATCATCAATGCGCCCGAGGTGGCCATCATGGGCGTGTGCAAGAGCGCCATCGAGCCCAAGTGGGACGGCAAGCAGTTCGCGCCGCGCCTGATGCTGCCGCTGAGCCTGAGCTGGGACCACCGCGTGATCGACGGTGCCGCGGCAGCGCGCTTCAACGTCTACTTCGCCTCGCTGCTGGCCGACTTCCGCCGCATCGCGCTGTAA